A genomic window from Syntrophales bacterium includes:
- a CDS encoding replication-associated recombination protein A, translating to MTNGAVYDFLRMHQSPMADKSMDLFDQTEKEKKGEMSPLADRMRPKTLEAFVGQHHLLGKDGLLRRAVEEDKLFSVIFWGPPGSGKTTLARIIARDTKSHFEAFSAVLSGVKEIRAVIEEAKSQLRYHQKKTVLFVDEIHRFNKAQQDAFLPHVENGLITLIGATTQNPSFEVIAPLLSRTRVMVLKPFSDDELSIILKRALSDRENGFGPLSLEIDPDALEHIIWTADGDARTAMNNLEAAAFLVQEKEAGQRKITRKVVETAIQKKALQYDKLGEEHYNLISAFHKSLRGSDPDAALYWLCRMLEGGEDPLYIARRMVRFASEDIGNADPDALSITVSAMQAFQFIGLPEGELALAQAAVYLATAPKSNAIYTGYGNVKQTVGTTGTLPVPLHIRNAPTGLMKDLGYGRGYKYDHDFPDAHAPQDYLPEKLKGQIYYRPTERGYEKVVKKRLEKWRELTKGK from the coding sequence ATGACAAATGGTGCAGTTTATGACTTTTTACGAATGCATCAATCTCCGATGGCTGATAAATCAATGGATCTGTTTGATCAAACCGAAAAAGAGAAAAAAGGGGAAATGAGCCCGCTGGCGGACAGGATGCGACCCAAAACCCTCGAGGCTTTTGTGGGACAGCACCACCTCCTTGGAAAAGACGGACTGCTTCGCCGTGCCGTAGAAGAGGACAAGTTGTTTTCTGTGATTTTCTGGGGACCGCCAGGTTCGGGAAAGACAACCTTAGCCCGCATCATCGCCCGCGATACAAAATCTCATTTTGAAGCATTCTCTGCTGTTCTTTCCGGAGTCAAAGAAATCAGAGCCGTTATCGAAGAGGCAAAGTCACAGCTCCGCTATCATCAAAAAAAAACCGTTCTCTTCGTTGACGAAATCCACCGGTTCAACAAGGCCCAGCAGGATGCCTTTCTACCACACGTGGAAAACGGTCTAATTACACTTATCGGTGCCACAACTCAGAACCCCTCATTTGAAGTCATCGCCCCACTGCTCTCAAGGACACGGGTGATGGTCTTAAAGCCATTTTCCGATGACGAATTATCAATCATCCTGAAGCGGGCTTTAAGCGACAGAGAAAACGGTTTTGGACCGCTCTCCCTGGAGATTGACCCGGATGCCCTGGAACACATCATCTGGACGGCCGATGGAGATGCCCGTACAGCCATGAATAATCTGGAGGCGGCAGCATTTCTCGTACAGGAAAAGGAGGCGGGGCAAAGAAAAATCACACGAAAAGTGGTGGAAACGGCTATCCAGAAGAAAGCCCTCCAATATGACAAGCTTGGCGAAGAGCACTACAATCTCATCTCAGCCTTTCATAAGAGCTTGCGGGGAAGTGACCCGGATGCCGCACTTTACTGGCTCTGCCGTATGCTCGAAGGGGGCGAGGATCCGCTCTATATTGCCCGCCGTATGGTCAGATTTGCTTCTGAAGATATAGGAAATGCCGATCCTGATGCACTATCGATAACAGTCTCTGCTATGCAGGCCTTTCAATTCATCGGTCTTCCCGAAGGTGAACTTGCCCTGGCACAGGCCGCCGTCTACCTTGCGACGGCCCCGAAGAGTAACGCTATCTACACAGGCTACGGAAATGTTAAACAGACCGTAGGCACTACCGGCACACTCCCGGTACCGCTTCATATTCGAAATGCGCCAACAGGCTTGATGAAAGATCTCGGCTATGGCAGGGGGTATAAGTATGATCATGATTTTCCCGATGCCCATGCCCCTCAGGACTATCTACCTGAAAAACTGAAGGGACAGATTTACTACCGGCCTACAGAGAGGGGCTACGAAAAAGTCGTCAAGAAAAGGCTTGAAAAGTGGCGCGAGCTCACGAAAGGAAAGTAA